The Acetobacter sp. DNA window GGCGTATCTCAGTGGTAAAAAGGGATTCTGGACGCTCGACCTGGAAGTCACGCCCGATACCCTGATCCCGCGTGGTGACACGGAGACGCTCATAGAAGCGCTCCTTCGACACCGTCCAGACCGTCGGTCTGTAACGTCCGTTCTGGATCTCGGAACAGGGAGCGGCTGCCTGCTTTTGGCTGCGCTCAGCGAGTACCCGCAGGCGCTCGGTATCGGGGTGGACCGTAAGGAAAGAACTGCCCGACAGGCGCGGAAGAATTCGGCTCTGAATAATCTGGCCTCACGGGCGGATTTTGTGGTGGCTGACTGGAGCGATCCGTTGAACTCCCGTTTTGACGTGGTTCTTTCCAACCCGCCCTATATTCCCAAGGCCGACATTCCCGGCCTGATGAAAGACGTGGTGGCTTATGAGCCCGGCGCGGCGCTTGATGGCGGTGAGGACGGTCTGGATGCTTACCGCCAGATCATTCCCCGTCTGTCGGATCTGCTGGAGCCGCACGGATTGGCCATTCTGGAGTTCGGGATCGGTCAGGAAGAGGATGTGGCAGGTATCGCTCGAAAAGCGGGCCTGTCTGTTGTGGAGCACTGTTCTGATCTGGCGGGGATTATTCGGGCCATCGTCCTGTCGCCTCAGGTCCATTCATAGACGCAGAGTCGGCTGACGTTCAGAGGATGAGTGCCGCCGCATCTAGCAACACCAAGTGTTCAGGTCTTGGAACGGTGGTGGGGCCGGGCTGCATTGTGCAGTGAATGGGCAGCGTCGCTGCCTTTGGCGTGCTTTGTGATGGGTGAGCGGGCGACGACATAGTGGATGATGCCGAGTTTTCTGAGGCGACCACCACGCGGTGCTTCAGCAACCTGAAGCGGCTGCTTCTTTCCCAGTCCACTTGCTGCATAGAGACGCAGTTCATGCCGTCGGGATGCGGCGCTGCTGTTGCGGGCTATGACAAGCGGTCTCGGGGCGATTGCTCTCCTCTCGACCGGTGCGACACCTTCATCCTGAAAGCCCTGATCCATCAGGTCAGCCATCGTGCGGGTGCGCTCAGCGTTGGAGGAAGCGCCCATGACGACACCGACCAGCCGGACATTTTCACGGATGGCCGAGGCAACGAGGTTGAGGCCAGCCTGTGCCGTGTAACCCGTCTTCATGCCGTCAGCGCCCGGATAGAAACGCAGCATCGGGTTGTGGTTCGGAATTTCACGACCATGATAATAGAAAACGGGCGTGGAGAAGTAATGGTAGTCCTCGGGAAAGTCGGAAATCAGACGACGCCCGAGCGTCGCGAGGTCACGTGCGGTCGTGACCTGATCCGGATCGGGCAGGCCGGACGCATTGCGAAAGGTTGTGGATGCCATGCCAAGCGCGTGCGCCTGCGCGGTCATCATGGCGGCGAACCGCACTTCATCTCCGCCGACCAGTTCACCAAGAGCACAGGCGGCATCGTTGGCTGATTTGGTTACGAGGCCGAGAATGGCCTGCTCTACTGTAATATAGGAGCCCGGCATCAACCCCAGCTTGGACGGCTCGCGTGTGGCGGCTCTTACGGAAACAGGCACGGCCTGATCCAGAGAAATCTGTCCGTTACGCAGCGCCTGAAACGCCATGTACAGTGTCAT harbors:
- the prmC gene encoding peptide chain release factor N(5)-glutamine methyltransferase; its protein translation is MTHPDDSRAGGLIGWATAYLAERGIEQARREARLLFELAYGREVSWQLTHADESMPEPDVFVDFVRRRGAGEPMAYLSGKKGFWTLDLEVTPDTLIPRGDTETLIEALLRHRPDRRSVTSVLDLGTGSGCLLLAALSEYPQALGIGVDRKERTARQARKNSALNNLASRADFVVADWSDPLNSRFDVVLSNPPYIPKADIPGLMKDVVAYEPGAALDGGEDGLDAYRQIIPRLSDLLEPHGLAILEFGIGQEEDVAGIARKAGLSVVEHCSDLAGIIRAIVLSPQVHS
- a CDS encoding D-alanyl-D-alanine carboxypeptidase family protein; the protein is MKKNFGFPARSSEVNDGSARPKSDKFFHKINILSVLKDVHRKGLAASLILSSVFAVDSAQAQYVGHISAFIEDARTGTVLAQINPDLQRYPASLTKLMTLYMAFQALRNGQISLDQAVPVSVRAATREPSKLGLMPGSYITVEQAILGLVTKSANDAACALGELVGGDEVRFAAMMTAQAHALGMASTTFRNASGLPDPDQVTTARDLATLGRRLISDFPEDYHYFSTPVFYYHGREIPNHNPMLRFYPGADGMKTGYTAQAGLNLVASAIRENVRLVGVVMGASSNAERTRTMADLMDQGFQDEGVAPVERRAIAPRPLVIARNSSAASRRHELRLYAASGLGKKQPLQVAEAPRGGRLRKLGIIHYVVARSPITKHAKGSDAAHSLHNAARPHHRSKT